In Papaver somniferum cultivar HN1 chromosome 1, ASM357369v1, whole genome shotgun sequence, a genomic segment contains:
- the LOC113334352 gene encoding uncharacterized protein LOC113334352: MMNCMMSCMERSQVKARYTGGRKGVPRTWHEMEKESPTGEIYRPYVFVKTHKVTPDDNPSSSKSLAAATLALVQRNMIKILQHKSVWEPTLLPRPGYRKISRKPKL; this comes from the exons ATGATGAACTGCATGATGAGCTGCATGGAACGATCACAAGTGAAGGCTCGGTATACAGGTGGTAGGAAAGGTGTACCTAGAACGTGGCATGAAATG GAAAAAGAAAGTCCCACTGGTGAGATATATAGGCCATACGTGTTTGTGAAGACACATAAAGTCACCCCAGATGATAATCCCTCATCATCTAAATCACTGGCAGCTGCAACATTA GCATTGGTGCAGAGGAATATGATAAAGATCCTTCAGCACAAAAGTGTTTGGGAACCGACGCTGTTACCAAG GCCAGGTTACAGAAAGATAAGCAGAAAGCCGAAGCTTTGA